A region of Macrobrachium nipponense isolate FS-2020 chromosome 7, ASM1510439v2, whole genome shotgun sequence DNA encodes the following proteins:
- the LOC135216981 gene encoding glutamate receptor ionotropic, kainate 5-like, with amino-acid sequence MVGAVHRYEVHLAINELTITAPREKAVDFTIPYFLESTTIISPSPTKILSPKSVLEPFRAEVWLLLSLITLAMGPTVKFFIWMRKYFLNENTEEDLSLNDLTFGMFRPMVVQGCMILPLTWCLRCIFVSWFVFNTYVFALYSGTLTSVLSVPSYEKPIDSLHDLLDAIRHRRTQMLTVCGSNNEFLFSMTTQKIYVDIWALFDYSTGCVKTWDEGVDKVITGKYAYINNHMGGQVRANLRGKRKFYFAKNEFNAHGYAIACPSGSPYREALGDVLIWLMSTGLIQKFSNDELLKAQKPDVIDSSSPEPFTVLQLQAGFYLLTTGEETY; translated from the exons ATGGTTGGGGCAGTTCATCGCTATGAAGTTCACCTAGCTATCAATGAATTAACGATCACAG CTCCTAGGGAGAAAGCAGTGGATTTTACAATCCCATATTTCTTGGAATCTACAACAATCATTTCCCCATCGCCTACAAAAATTCTCAGTCCAAAATCTGTATTAGAACCATTTAGAGCCGAG GTGTGGCTTCTGCTCTCCTTGATTACTCTGGCCATGGGACCAACTGTGAAATTCTTTATATGGATGAGGAAATATTTCCTGAACGAGAACACAGAGGAGGACCTTTCGCTTAACGACCTGACCTTTGGCATGTTCAGGCCGATGGTCGTGCAGGGTTGTATGATCCTGCCACTGACCTGGTGTCTCCGATGCATTTTTGTCAGCTGGTTCGTCTTCAACACCTACGTTTTTG CTTTATACTCAGGCACCTTAACATCAGTATTGTCAGTGCCATCTTATGAGAAACCCATCGACTCCTTACACGATCTCTTGGATGCTATTAGACATCGAAGGACACAAATGCTTACTGTGTGTGGATCAAACAATGAATTCCTTTTCAGT ATGACAACACAGAAAATCTACGTTGACATCTGGGCACTATTTGATTATAGCACTGGTTGTGTCAAGACTTGGGATGAAGGTGTAGATAAG GTCATTACAGGAAAATATGCATACATCAACAACCACATGGGAGGGCAAGTGCGTGCCAATCTACGAGGAAAAAGAAAGTTCTACTTTGCCAAGAATGAATTTAATGCTCATGGATATGCCATTGCCTGTCCCAGTGGTTCTCCTTACAGGGAAGCCTTAGGGGATGT ATTAATTTGGTTGATGTCAACTGGACTAATACAGAAATTCTCCAATGATGAGCTTTTGAAAGCCCAGAAGCCTGATGTCATTGATAGTAGCAGTCCTGAGCCTTTCACAGTGTTGCAGTTGCAAGCTGGTTTTTATCTGCTTACAACAGG TGAGGAAACGTACTAA